Proteins from a single region of Sphingomonas morindae:
- a CDS encoding inorganic phosphate transporter encodes MHSLHLLIALVLVALAFDFLNGLHDAANSIATVVSTRVLKPHYAVFWAAFFNFVAFLVFGLHVANTVGKGIVSPAIIDSQVIFAALMGAIVWNIVTWLLGIPSSSSHALIGGLLGAGIAKGGLGVIEWTGVSRTIIAILGSPALGLVLALLLVLIVAWANLRATPLMVDRRFRKLQLVSAALYSLGHGGNDAQKTMGLIAALLIAHGRLAAEAPIPLWVVLACQSAMALGTLAGGWRIVHTMGSKITRLTPAQGFCAETGGALTLFGATWLGVPVSTTHTITGAIVGVGASRRLSAVRWNVASSIVVAWVVTLPAAALVAALSYAVVTRLG; translated from the coding sequence ATGCACAGCCTCCATCTGCTGATCGCGCTGGTGCTCGTGGCGCTCGCCTTCGATTTTCTCAACGGCCTGCACGACGCCGCCAACTCGATCGCCACCGTCGTCTCCACCCGCGTGCTCAAGCCGCACTACGCGGTCTTCTGGGCGGCCTTCTTCAACTTCGTCGCCTTTCTGGTGTTCGGGCTGCATGTCGCCAACACGGTGGGCAAGGGCATCGTCAGCCCCGCCATCATCGACTCGCAGGTGATCTTCGCCGCGTTGATGGGCGCGATCGTGTGGAACATCGTCACCTGGCTGCTCGGCATCCCCTCCTCGTCGAGCCATGCGCTGATCGGCGGGCTGCTCGGCGCGGGCATCGCCAAGGGCGGCCTCGGCGTGATCGAATGGACCGGCGTGAGCCGCACCATCATCGCCATTCTGGGCTCGCCCGCGCTGGGGCTGGTGCTGGCGCTGCTGCTGGTGCTGATCGTCGCCTGGGCCAATCTCCGCGCCACGCCGCTGATGGTGGACCGGCGCTTCCGCAAGCTCCAGCTCGTTTCCGCCGCGCTCTATTCGCTGGGCCATGGCGGCAACGACGCGCAGAAGACGATGGGGCTGATCGCGGCGCTGTTGATCGCGCATGGCCGGCTCGCGGCGGAGGCGCCGATCCCGCTCTGGGTGGTGCTGGCCTGCCAGAGCGCCATGGCGCTGGGCACGCTGGCGGGCGGCTGGCGGATCGTCCACACCATGGGATCGAAGATCACGCGCCTCACCCCGGCGCAGGGCTTCTGCGCGGAGACGGGCGGCGCGCTGACCCTGTTCGGCGCGACCTGGCTGGGCGTGCCCGTTTCCACCACCCACACGATCACCGGCGCGATCGTCGGCGTCGGCGCCTCGCGCCGGCTCTCGGCGGTGCGGTGGAACGTTGCGTCCAGCATCGTCGTCGCCTGGGTCGTCACGCTGCCGGCGGCGGCGCTGGTCGCGGCGCTGAGCTATGCCGTGGTGACGCGGCTCGGCTGA
- a CDS encoding pseudoazurin, whose translation MSAWNYGVAALAAVLLAAPAAAKDIEVKMKNQGAGGIMVFEPAYVAANVGDRVHFVPTDPGHNAEPIEGMIPAGVTAPAGAVNKEYVLTLAKPGLYGIKCKPHFSLGMVALVKAGKTAPNAAQAAAVKLPPLAAKRMAPMLAAAR comes from the coding sequence ATGAGCGCATGGAATTACGGAGTTGCGGCGCTGGCGGCGGTGCTGCTGGCGGCGCCGGCGGCCGCCAAGGACATCGAAGTGAAGATGAAGAACCAGGGCGCCGGCGGCATCATGGTGTTCGAGCCCGCCTATGTGGCCGCCAATGTCGGCGATCGCGTGCATTTCGTGCCCACCGATCCCGGCCATAATGCCGAGCCGATCGAGGGCATGATCCCGGCCGGGGTGACCGCGCCGGCGGGCGCCGTGAACAAGGAATATGTGCTCACCCTCGCCAAGCCCGGCCTCTACGGCATCAAGTGCAAGCCGCATTTCTCGCTGGGCATGGTCGCGCTGGTGAAGGCGGGCAAGACGGCGCCCAACGCCGCGCAGGCCGCCGCCGTCAAGCTGCCGCCGCTCGCGGCGAAGCGCATGGCGCCGATGCTCGCCGCCGCGCGCTGA
- a CDS encoding M23 family metallopeptidase — protein sequence MNRWFRLGGAALAAALIAGPALAGDLAAGTTASVGAVDAVSTSALGAKSDPVFRSLFDSWKTMDAVPSGGLVSVPSQKPVKEFRYTSSFGVRSDPFQGTARMHAGLDMAAPLGTPVYATADGLVARAEHTSGGYGNLIQLEHGKGLETRYGHLSQILVHSGQRVHRGDLIALMGSTGRSTGSHLHYEVRIDGRAVNPMPFLQSADYLMALQNRQPFAPADARMAMGGPEDGAAD from the coding sequence ATGAACCGATGGTTCCGTTTGGGCGGCGCGGCGCTGGCCGCGGCGCTGATCGCCGGGCCCGCCCTGGCGGGAGATCTCGCCGCCGGCACCACCGCCAGCGTCGGCGCGGTCGATGCCGTGTCCACCAGCGCGCTCGGCGCCAAGAGCGATCCGGTGTTCCGGTCGCTGTTCGACAGCTGGAAGACGATGGATGCGGTGCCGAGCGGCGGGCTCGTCTCGGTGCCCTCGCAGAAGCCGGTCAAGGAATTCCGCTACACCTCCTCCTTCGGCGTCCGCTCGGATCCGTTCCAGGGCACGGCGCGCATGCATGCCGGGCTCGACATGGCGGCGCCGCTGGGCACGCCCGTCTACGCCACCGCCGATGGCCTGGTGGCGCGCGCCGAACACACCTCGGGCGGCTACGGCAATCTCATCCAGCTCGAGCATGGCAAGGGGCTGGAGACGCGCTACGGCCACCTTTCGCAGATCCTCGTCCATTCGGGCCAGCGCGTGCATCGCGGCGATCTGATCGCGCTGATGGGCTCCACCGGCCGGTCCACCGGAAGCCATCTCCATTATGAGGTGCGGATCGATGGCCGCGCCGTCAATCCCATGCCCTTCCTGCAATCGGCCGACTATCTGATGGCGCTGCAGAACCGCCAGCCCTTCGCGCCGGCCGATGCGCGCATGGCGATGGGCGGCCCCGAGGATGGCGCGGCGG
- a CDS encoding DUF47 family protein — translation MRQIAALPYRITADGRAEVMLITSRETRRWVVPKGNLIKGLAWHEAAAHEAFEEAGISGIPCPTAIGEYRYAKRRKNGTTRDVSVAVFPLAFVEQAEEWPEQDERETRWFSLSDAAAAIGEPDLARLIAGFRAPPPPAGLAARMIPAVQAKARERVPMLKWFHALLPKQGRFFEQFEAHAATLVAGAEALALALRGGPEMAGHISEIVRREHDADDITREVLNDVRRIFVTPFDRSAITGLIGVMDDAIDEMNATAASIALYEVGEFPQAMRDMTGIIVEAARVTAEAMPLLRALGRNAARLHELTARLIQLEGHADEIYDAGLKAAFRAAGTDAMAYLVARELYGHLEKVVDRFEDVANEIQGLVIDHA, via the coding sequence ATCCGGCAGATTGCAGCACTTCCCTACCGCATCACCGCCGACGGCCGCGCCGAGGTGATGCTGATCACCTCGCGCGAGACGCGCCGCTGGGTGGTGCCCAAGGGCAACCTCATCAAGGGGCTCGCCTGGCACGAGGCGGCGGCGCACGAAGCCTTTGAGGAAGCCGGGATCAGCGGCATCCCCTGCCCGACCGCGATCGGCGAATATCGCTATGCCAAGCGGCGCAAGAATGGCACCACGCGCGACGTGTCCGTCGCGGTGTTTCCGCTGGCCTTTGTCGAGCAGGCCGAGGAGTGGCCCGAGCAGGACGAGCGCGAGACGCGCTGGTTCAGCCTGAGCGATGCGGCGGCGGCGATCGGCGAGCCGGACCTCGCCCGGCTGATCGCGGGCTTCCGCGCGCCGCCCCCGCCCGCCGGCCTCGCCGCGCGAATGATCCCGGCGGTGCAGGCGAAGGCGCGAGAAAGGGTTCCGATGCTCAAATGGTTTCACGCGCTGCTCCCCAAGCAAGGTCGGTTCTTCGAGCAGTTCGAGGCGCATGCGGCGACGCTGGTGGCGGGCGCCGAGGCGCTGGCGCTGGCGCTGCGCGGCGGCCCCGAAATGGCCGGCCATATCTCGGAAATCGTGCGGCGCGAGCATGACGCCGACGACATCACCCGCGAGGTGCTGAACGATGTGCGGCGCATTTTCGTCACCCCCTTCGATCGCAGCGCCATCACCGGGCTGATCGGCGTGATGGACGACGCGATCGACGAGATGAACGCCACCGCCGCCTCGATCGCGCTCTACGAGGTGGGCGAATTCCCTCAGGCGATGCGCGACATGACGGGCATCATCGTGGAGGCGGCGCGGGTGACGGCGGAAGCCATGCCGCTGCTGCGCGCGCTCGGCCGCAATGCCGCGCGGCTGCACGAACTCACCGCGCGGCTGATCCAGCTGGAGGGCCATGCCGACGAGATCTACGATGCCGGGCTCAAGGCCGCCTTCCGCGCCGCCGGCACCGACGCCATGGCCTATCTCGTCGCGCGCGAACTCTACGGCCATCTCGAGAAGGTGGTCGACCGGTTCGAGGATGTCGCGAACGAGATCCAGGGTCTCGTGATCGATCACGCCTGA